In Erigeron canadensis isolate Cc75 chromosome 8, C_canadensis_v1, whole genome shotgun sequence, the DNA window AGTTACGGGCTTACCACTTACCAGCTTGCTTATTAGCTTATTAATAATAAGCTTTTTTTCACCTCAACAGCTTATCGGCTTGTTAGACTTAATAAGCTGATTATTAAAAGCCAAAGATGTGAAGCATCTTTACACTGCATTCTCAAGTTttatatacaaagaaaaaaaatgatggaattggaaataattagatatgaaaagaaattatcaatattatattataaaagaaatagccccttttatttatgaaagtgttgaaaatatataatattttcacttagcaccccttaaaatatttcaacatacactaccatataacattaatgattaatttacactaccaatcctttattctttaatatattttcattaaccatttacatcaattatccacaccactcaacgccgtctccaccaccaacactcggccccccactcacgaccaccgccgcattgcgcgggtaacgtgctaatTAGAGTGTCTTGCTAGCCTTAGTAAGCTTTTAGCTAATAAACAGAAACTAAACAACATAAGCTAACACAAACAGATACGGAGTTTcatccaaaaattcaaaaactacTTTATTTGCTTTTATAAATAATTGCCAACACCTTTAGCTCTATATTTAAGGCTTTATGTTATCAAAATCATGGATATATCGATCCTTAACCAGTTCACTCTTAAAAGATCTTATTTCTTGAAATAGCCGAACAGTGGTTCTGGTGGTTTTATCAACATTGCTCTGCAATGGTAACATATTCACAAATCTGATGGTTTGAGCAGTCGTTCTTGGTTGTGACAATAGACGTTGCGGTGAAAGGGAAATTTCAATGTTAGATGGTTTTAGACTACCTTAAACTGCTTGAAATTTACCATTCTACACTTGTCACTTAATTTCTTTTAGGAAAAAAAGGGCTTATTTGATAATAGTCGTTCTCTTATGGATATTTTTGAGAATTCTAACGATGTTGTTCCTATTAACAAAACATCCCCTTTTTTTTCGCTCTTTCGGAAGCACTGTAAGTGTTGTTCGAATTTGTTCCAGAATGCTAAATTTAAGAACTGTAAATTAGTAAAAACACGAATCACTACTACAAAACAAGGTTTTTTACATGGTTAAAAAGTGTCTTTTTACACGGCTTTGCTTCCGTGAAAGGGTAATACATGTAATTGATTCCTACCTCATTTACACAGTTTTGTTATAAACCGTGTAAAATGCACGTAGACAAATGCCCTAGTAGTGAATATAAGAATGATCAAGCATTTAAGTGAGAAAAGGAATTCATGCTCAAATCATGACTCATGAGTGATTTTTTTAAGTATTGTCTCTGTTGAATAGCTGTCTCTTGGCTAGCAGGAAATATAGGTTTcgtgaaacatatatataaaaaatttagttaagATTATGATTAAGATATTACTTGACTACCTATCATATAACCATCAGTTTTCTAAACATGTATAGTTTTTTCAAGTTTACTTTTGGCCCaatgttttattaaaaagaaaaagaaagtcaaAGGGTCCTTCTGTGATGAAATTATGATATTTTACACTGATCTGTTTTAGATTATGCTCGCATGTTTTTTGCATTTACGAATGGCATTTTTCCGCTTTTTAACTTCGGGTCGGAAATGGTTACGCACATATCCCTATTATTAAGCTGAAAAAAGTGTCTTTCTCAAGTAACTTGGACAAAAAATCCTTATCCATTTATCCGTCTtactttttaaagaaaagattTACAAAAACAACTTgtaattattttcataattaattagAAAGATTTATCCAAATATACTTTGAATGacttttttagtatataaataaGTTATCCTCTTGAATCATTAAAAGGATAGCTTATGATTGAGTAACATATATAGCAATAAGTCAATAACAATAAAACCTGCATACTTGAAAATCTTGAATTCAAAACTctttttacaaacaaaaaaaaacaaatatgtgcAATAGCTAACTATAAAACCTTTCGATCATATAATTAATCTAGTATACTAACTAACTATGTATATATTTCATACATGTAGGCCATGTGGACTATGATTTTGATCATTCGGCTATACTCTGAAGAGCAGGTCTCCACGAGCGTTGATTCGATTCAAATCCGTCGTCTCGACCATTGATCAAATGATCCAACACTTGTTGTAATGTCAATCCTTGCATTTCCTTCATGTCCAATATTTTCTCCAACTGTTTTTTcgttatttttatctttatctttgtcTCGGTAGACGGTCTTTTATAGGAATCTTGATCATTTTTTTGAACTACTTGACATGGTTGGCCCGAAAGTAAGGCATGTTCTGGTGACGCTATTGGAGATCCCCAGTAATCCCCGCCCCATTGTTTGTCGGAATCTTTCCTTACGCAATTTCCCATTTTGATCGATGAACTTTATGATAAATAAATGTAACAAAGCAGATAGTATTTGGGAATTGGAATGGTGGATTGGTGggtatatgttatatataggcATAAGAAagatgtatgtatgtaaatgTGCATAGAATAGAACTAGTATTATATGAAGGGGTCAAAGTGATAGGGATTGCCACGTCGGATGGTTAAAGTGTGTCCTACCTGGCAGGTGCAGGATGTTGAGTTGGTTTGACTCTTTCCAACTGCCAAACTCCATGtagtatgtgtgtatatatatatttttgtaaaatttaaatGAAGTTTATTACTCGATCGTAATTATTACTTAGCTTGTTTTGTTAGACGTAATATTTACTCATACGAGGTTTTAGGTTCAAATGTATAGCTAAATATCTTGTAGATGACATCTATGACAAGGAAAACGGGTTGAAATAATCACAATCATATCCCATTTAGACTGAGTAAATTTGAGCAAAAAAAAACTCTGTCATTCTAAATTGTCAAAACAAAGAGATcaatattatacatttataccagTGTTTGCCCTTAAAACATAGTGTAGCATTTCTGAATTTATATATCGTTATTGTaattatatgatattttgttacTTATGAAAGGGGATGTGATGTCACATATCACTAACATGAAAATGAGATGGTAATTTGTATAATGAATATGATCCCGTCATCAAGTATATGAGCAAATTTTCTAAAGAGAGAAACATTGGTAGTTGACAAGAAGATAATTAACTACGAGTAATACACGTTTGAATGtggaatatttaaaatttaacagAATATACtagtttaataaaattattttatacatcTAAACTGTTGCGAGTATTTTACATTTCTACCCATCCAATGTGGTTGTGGTACTGTGGTAGTGATCGATGAAACAATTGGATGGTGGTTCTTAATTGTGATGAAACTctagtcatatatatatcacttaaaataaaacaaagtaaCTCTCAATGCCGTCTTTCACAGGTTTTGGGTCCCAGTACCGTCTTCGacagtgtatgggggaggttgatatgtagacagccttacccctaccaaaggtaaagaggctgcttccaggttctaccacaggtagaaaaggacctccagccttgctgggcatgacccatgacctctgtttttGTCAATAAATTTTTGTCAATATCAAAatatgaaggaaaaaaaaaggagatatcaaaaaaaagtttatgatGAAGCAAAATTTGAACATTCATGAAAAACAATtaatccaaaaagaaaaaaaatttgtgtctaacaaaaaaataaaatccataataaaatttcaatttatAAGGGGCAAGAGTGTAATCGACTAGTTATATCGGCAAAAAGCATCGGCTAGCTTCGGCTCTTTGGCAAATCTATAGCACAtgcatcggctagttttggctatatatattGGCATGTTTTGGTCGATccttgtgaacgttgggagcgtgcctttgtgaccgttttttttgttcttgtgttaAAACTCCATATACACTGGAAACGTAACTGGAAAAATTTGGTGTTTTTTCGATTTGAGGCTAGATCTatgtttttcttggcttctattgccgAAATACATGCCGATAAAACTTGCTGATGCTCTTAACGTTATATAGCACCCTTTCAGGTGAGATCGGaaacccctttttggggtttccggtggTTGCCAGCCAGAAACGTTCACTTTTTTTACGGGCAAATCTTTATTTGGCTTTGGCAAGGATGTagttggctatttgactactttaATCGGTTTTCCGGCGACcccttttttggggtttccaGTTTAATCGATTTAGGGTTTCCTGTTGCTTTGTTGGTTCGGGTTTTCCGGTGAGCCCTTTTAGGTTTCTGGTGAACTGCTGTTGTTGCTGCTTGTTGCTTCGGTTTTCCGacgagccctttcttgggttttccaATTAACTACTGTTGCTGCTTGCGGCGGTTGTggttttccggcgagccctttcttggtTTTACAGTGAATTGTTgctgcttatatatatatataggggatgggaatataaggttgttaggtagctaaacttaggtgtggaacactcacatattgtttttttaatccataaaaatcagggggggcgtgtgatttaattaaaattcaacaaatattaaaaagttagtatgTGAGAAGTttcacatctaagcttaggcgTCGGACAgacttatatatttatctttttacatctaagcttaggtgtcagataatcttatatatatatatactagcatggtacccacgcAAATGCGGCGGCAGCGGCCACAATGCGATGGTGACAGGCGGCGGTGGCGACTGACGGTGGTGACGACGAGAAGTGTGGGCTATtatgtaaatctaattaatataatggttagtatagttattttaaaggttgagggactaatggtgtttttgtttcatttagagtGGGGCTGTATCGTATTTAGGAGGTATTGTTTTAATGGTGGGCAATTCTGACATTTTTCCCcttgtaactttcaacatggggtctattctttttaataaggagtatatatatatatttatctttttacattgcCATAATTGCATATTTGTGATTAACTTGGTAGTGTTAACTTAACGGTAGCGTTGccggattttgttccattaaagcaataggtagccgAAAAAAAGTAGTTTTAGCCGATGATGGTATCGTTGAACAGTTAGGTTGTCGGTGTTACGTTAAATGGGCGATGATTATAcaaaatgttcgtaaaaatgggactcggatgatctggagcgtatcttggcggggtaaacTTTCGGGTTAGCAGCCCTCGCGTCTCCGACTGCCGAAATTTCCGACCCCCAAATTCTAAGCCCAAgtttctattttataaaaaaaaaaaaagggtcacTATTTATGTTTTccgacatttttttttaatttccggTTACCTTTTATATGTTTTCCGGCACTGGTAAATTGGCAAGATTTAGCTAGTTTTGTTTGCTACACCATGTAATTTAAcaagttttggctagtttttaGCAAAGACACGTATCGATTTCTTATTGGTCAAAAACTTGTCAATGACAAAAATTAACGGTACATCCTTGCCCCATTAGCCCTCTTGTCTTCTTTTGTACCACCTCTGCCACCACTTACACAACATCAAATGCGTGTTACAAAACACACGGTAAGTGCCAATAAAAGACACTTGAATGATGTAGTGATGCAGCAAGTAAGCATAAAAGTAATCATGGTAATGCACATCGGACTTTAACATATATGTATGCAATATTAGACAACGAATATGGGTGGTCGTGTAATATGGGCAAAAACTTGGTCCCACCCTTTATGGATTTCAGTCAAGTTGGTTTTCAGTCAAGTGCTGGTTTGATTGAATCTTGGAAAGCTTTTGAATTGGTCACATGAAAAGGATTGTTTTCGTAGTTAGGCCTAAATAATTGGAAATTATGAATGACATTTAAACCTTATCTTTAGTGAAACTACTATTTGAAAGAATAATTCTACAAGTTAAAATGACCATTCAAAGTTAAATTAACTCCCATCAAAGACTCCATAATATGTATgtgggttatatatataagattctAGATTAGATTTCTAATTCATCTAAACTAATCAACTTTATAAACACATGTTGTGACTTGGTCCTTTGCgtcttattttaaaacatagAATTAAGTTCCCCTAATTATATCTTCCTTACTTTTGTTCTCCATTCGCCTTTTAATGGGTGATTGTACTTTAGGCAAGGTTGTAAAACTCCCCCGAGTTTGCCGAGTACCCAAAATAAACTTCCGACTCCCCACCTCGCTGAGTCGAGTCTTAGTCACAAGTCCTCCAACTTTGATACggaaaaaatgatgatgaagcgCGAATCTAACAACTAATCTAGTGTTTAATCTTCaagtttgaattattatgttaatgtttttgaacaattatgtttatattgaagtttggaatatatatttaaagtgatATTACAtctaatttcaaaaatacttatgtttGCATATAAAATCCAATCCGAGTTCTCCccgagtcgagtccgagtcTCCAAAAACTCTTGACTCCCTCCCTCGccgagtcgagtccgagtcacgagttccCCAACCTTGATTTTAGGGGTTTTCTAATtcatactcgtattatatagtCAATTGTCTATCTTGAAATCTAGTTTGTATAATTGTTCGTATTTCTACATTTTGTACTTGTGGTCTCTACTAGACTACTGTAAAAGAAACTTGCTAGACAACATTATTGTCGTtggaagaaaatgataatactccgtaataaataaataaaaaaaccattattgtgacaaaaaaaacttgaattaaaatttaaactttaatgAAACACTAAAGAGTAATTATGTTAGAATTTTATCAATACTACATTACTACtatatcaaaattataagcccatgttgaaagtttacaagaaTAAAACATGAATTgatcaaaatacccttaatgaattaaatcaacatCAACTCTTAAATCAACATCAAccattaattaaattacactattagtctattatattataaaatatctcaacttacttattttaaattaaatacttttacctacaccaaataatgccgccaccaccgtcgccgccatcacaccaccatcatcgtcggctcgccgctgcattgcgcgggtaccatatTCGTTACTATATAAAAGGCATCATTGATTTATTGCTTAAGTTGCTGTACTATCATCAAGCTTATGGTGAGGTAATAATGTTTAGATGAGGTACTGTAATATGAGGTAATTCTTCATTAAAAATCTATTCGCTTACCTAATTTTTCAAATTGAGTGAAAAAATAAGAATTAAtcactaaaatattttttgttgtcaTTCATTTCAAGAAATAAAGATTCAccttaagtaaaaaaaaattgaagatttCTTCACTTTATTGAGATTTCAGCCTCATGACATGAGTTCGACTTATTATTAGCACATGATAGGCCAAAAAGTTTGGTAAGAACTCAAATTGCTGTATTAATAATTTGAAATTCACTCTTTGtatgttacaaacttacaatatacgagtatatatattttttgtgcaTATGAACCCGACTAAATACATGTGTTAATGGTTGAGTAAAGAGCACCTAAAACCTGCTTTATGCCTTCGTCTATGTGTTCGTCCCTCTCTCAGGGACGGGTCCAACACCCAACACAACAATATTGAACTCGTCCCTGGTTCGTTCAGGCACCGTTCGTCCCCACGCACGAATCGTttgaggattttttttttccttcttttaatCTAATGGCTATTTGgaattcatgttttttagtattttggaatgttgttttttatttattaagtatttaggaatgttttttttaattttattgtattttcGAATTTATGTAGGAATGttggtttttatgttttagttttagtgaattgtgtgttttatttagtttatattaaatattgggGGATTGAAATTGTAAAGTTGGATaaaatgtataattaaataaaaagtgttaGATTTAGGAGATTTAGTGGCGAAGCCAGGTTGCTAAGTTAGGGAGGGCCAAAAATTTTTTTGCTTACCAAACTACTTACAAATAATGAACTAAGAAAAACAACCTTAGAAGAAACTGCCAgtaaataacaacaaaaaaggCATACAACAAAGCATGAAAATTGTTGCAAAATAACAatgaaaaatgtataaaaagcaACTTTTTTTTAGCAAGTATATATAGAATAACCAATcttgttatataaattttttttgcaaaCATTTAATATTAGTTATAAACTACAAAAGTCTTTTATATTTGCCCTTAAAAACTAGTCAAAGAATTAATAATGTATGATATCATGTAAGAAAAGGGTGAAAACATTCGAATATGGAGGTGTATTATGGTCAAATACTATAAAAGTCAAGCTTAACTAAAACAAATATTGGCTTTTATGTAACATTATAATTGGCTTTTTACTACTCTTATAACCTTCTATCAAGAGTACAAGACTACCAAATGGAATTGCTTGTTAGAGttataaactttcaaaattaTGATAGGCCATATGAGTagaattatatacatacatgttatTATTGATGGGCTATATAGGGTAGGCCTTGACCCGTCCTGGGTATAGTGTGGCTCCGCCACTGAAGAGATTAGTCcttaaatattattttaggACTAGTCCGCACGAGAATGAATCTTAATATAAGGCAGCCTCTTATGATTTGGACCGACTAATTTGGGCTGGTTAATTAAAAGACACGAGCACCGTATTGTTAAATTGTTACTGTATTTGTTATGCTTAGATTAGATTAATGGGTGTGGAGCAGCAAGTCAACTATTCACGTGTACGAGCCACTCAAATAGTCAAATTTGGGCAACAAATTTAATTGTCGAAATTTGGTGAGGGCTTATCCCAATATACTATTGCCAATGACGTCCAATCCAACTAGGTGGGggcattttttgttttattatctAATGTTTTAAGTTTCTATCATCAAAGATAACAAATATAAGATTTTTCCCATAGTAAACATCTAATTGTCTAAGATATGTGTtaggtttcaccattataccgGTGAAATTTTCTTAATGTTATATCTCtactgaatgttcggaaaaaaataCAATACTGTTTCAATTCTATTATGTTTGTTAAATCACCCGAATCCAGATTTGATGTCGGAATTGAAAAGTGATGTCGAATCTTATTTGGAATCGGGACCAGtattcatttttttgtttttcttggtCCTATATCGATATCGTCTTACATGAACCATATGCTTTGATGATATTCGATGCCGGTATAATAAAAAAGACATGTCTCCCACCTATTCTTATTTTAAACCACTTATGAGAAACAAATCTTAATAGAAGTAACTATACTCGTACAAGCATATAATGTTTTATAATTAAGTTATAGATTATTGATCAACATTTCCCTTTTCTTTTTCGTGCAACATGTCAGTTTATTTATTACATcagtattaaaatttaaaaggtcTCGGTTCAAAATTTTGTAG includes these proteins:
- the LOC122610728 gene encoding uncharacterized protein LOC122610728, with product MGNCVRKDSDKQWGGDYWGSPIASPEHALLSGQPCQVVQKNDQDSYKRPSTETKIKIKITKKQLEKILDMKEMQGLTLQQVLDHLINGRDDGFESNQRSWRPALQSIAE